In a genomic window of Variovorax paradoxus:
- a CDS encoding four-carbon acid sugar kinase family protein, whose product MAKLLLGCIADDFTGATDLANNLVRAGMRVVQTIGVPAGPLAAEVDAVVVALKSRTIAPAEAIAQSLEALRWLQAQGARQIYFKYCSTFDSTPRGNIGPVTETLMEALGSDFTIATPAFPDNKRTVFKGYLFAGEVLLNESGMQNHPLTPMTDPNLVRVLQAQCRRKVGLIDHAVVARGAQAIEARIAQLKAEGVSIAIVDAVSNDDLLRMGPALAKLPLVTAGSGVAIGLPANFGLAPSSQASALPKAGGRTAVVSGSCSLATNRQVLDFIGRGGAALAIDPLRIAAGVDVAAEALAWAAPLIDKGPVLVYSTAEAGAVKSVQGQLGVEEAGAMVERTIAAIARGLVEHGVRQLVVAGGETSGACVQALGIAQMQIGPQIDPGVPWCHARSSLAPDTGVHIALKSGNFGGDDFFTKAFAVLG is encoded by the coding sequence ATGGCGAAGCTGCTGCTCGGCTGCATCGCCGACGATTTCACCGGCGCCACCGACCTCGCCAACAACCTGGTGCGCGCGGGCATGCGCGTGGTGCAGACGATCGGCGTGCCCGCGGGCCCGCTCGCGGCCGAGGTGGATGCGGTGGTGGTCGCGCTCAAGTCGCGCACCATCGCGCCGGCCGAGGCCATCGCGCAGTCTCTCGAGGCGCTGCGCTGGCTGCAGGCGCAGGGCGCGCGACAGATCTACTTCAAGTACTGCTCGACCTTCGACAGCACGCCGCGGGGCAACATCGGCCCGGTGACCGAGACGCTGATGGAGGCGCTGGGCAGCGACTTCACCATCGCCACGCCGGCCTTCCCCGACAACAAGCGCACGGTGTTCAAGGGCTACCTGTTCGCGGGCGAGGTGCTGCTCAACGAGAGCGGCATGCAGAACCATCCGCTGACGCCGATGACCGACCCGAACCTGGTGCGGGTGCTGCAGGCGCAGTGCCGGCGTAAGGTGGGGCTGATCGATCACGCGGTGGTGGCGCGCGGCGCGCAAGCGATCGAAGCGCGCATCGCGCAGCTGAAGGCCGAGGGCGTGTCGATCGCGATCGTCGACGCAGTGTCGAACGATGACCTGCTGCGCATGGGCCCGGCGCTCGCGAAGCTGCCGCTGGTCACCGCGGGCTCGGGCGTGGCCATCGGCCTGCCGGCCAACTTCGGCCTCGCGCCCTCTTCGCAGGCCAGCGCGCTGCCGAAGGCCGGCGGCCGCACGGCAGTGGTGTCGGGCAGCTGTTCGCTCGCCACCAACCGGCAGGTGCTCGACTTCATCGGACGGGGCGGCGCGGCATTGGCCATCGATCCGCTGCGCATCGCGGCCGGTGTCGACGTCGCGGCCGAAGCGCTGGCCTGGGCCGCACCGCTGATCGACAAGGGGCCGGTGCTCGTCTACTCCACGGCCGAAGCCGGTGCCGTGAAGTCGGTACAAGGCCAACTGGGCGTGGAAGAGGCCGGCGCGATGGTCGAGCGCACCATCGCCGCGATCGCGCGCGGGCTGGTCGAGCATGGTGTGCGCCAACTCGTGGTGGCGGGCGGCGAAACCTCCGGGGCCTGCGTGCAGGCGCTCGGCATCGCGCAGATGCAGATCGGGCCGCAGATCGATCCGGGGGTGCCTTGGTGTCATGCGCGTTCTTCGTTGGCGCCGGACACTGGGGTGCATATCGCGTTGAAGTCGGGGAACTTCGGGGGGGATGATTTCTTTACCAAAGCGTTTGCGGTGTTGGGGTGA